One segment of Trypanosoma brucei brucei TREU927 chromosome 8, complete sequence DNA contains the following:
- a CDS encoding exonuclease, putative, giving the protein MGIKGLWGEVKPVCRDAHLEKFRGSRVGVDMYVWLHRAVSGSVDLSTEANVEMLRAHVESLSDPSVTVSAHPIPLNTKFLHWVMSQVELLLRYGVKPVLVFDGRELPMKREEEEERRRNRIKHLSEALDLLRRNSRPTPSERKDIAGLVERGMDITTELAHAVIMMLQERQLECIVAPYEADAQLAYLCQQRYVDAVITEDSDLLVYWCPRLIAKLDHKGSCQVIEVESVLHCPLFKGLSYNSFLVGCILSGCDYLPNLRHIGVKKAFGIMSEARSVPDVIRLLEENYGFPREQLRKYEAGLQRAIYCFLHHIVFDPVKRALVTRTPLPNGVAFKQSILGELVGDDLAQSMCCQCLYDPTTRSLYKGIYQYCLDNYRKTSRAGQSTLTAFNGFKELRSPRMTLRLASSNSQASATSVSNTPLTPPTKTFFSAPLEKVREAEGYCGPKVVRSKYFVNGQWKVDNWEESSSQGGDSNTKNGNGDDSQSPSGAVTDECDAAGGVRSDGGKCCVKSEPPTPPDRVSCATLSCKASSVCQVAGASDSATADADRAVDPSHGEFRGTELTCSDVCGLTEVPCSNVEGSASALLQECGADAPNDPVGADRASVQDVNEGAEMLCPFGYIQCRRKHSLFEQCFVGKGWTKKANNPNDQNNGSGAQVVPQGDTDGDGGTSPWRTRGSAKRRWSEIESVQPSQSPPLVSSSSSFLHSIASTTASPLTVREANDAKTGGSCGGSVSVPCRMQSNSPKTLTEQCANGLATEDASDEGVNADFSASTSQSSVAAAPKAAALFELLSYTRR; this is encoded by the coding sequence ATGGGGATTAAAGGGTTATGGGGAGAAGTGAAACCCGTGTGCCGAGACGCACACTTGGAGAAATTCAGAGGGAGCCGTGTTGGAGTTGACATGTACGTGTGGCTCCACCGCGCTGTCAGCGGAAGCGTTGATCTCAGTACCGAAGCGAATGTTGAAATGCTTAGGGCACATGTTGAAAGCCTGTCAGATCCTtccgtgacagtcagcgcgcATCCCATTCCCCTTAACACAAAATTTCTCCACTGGGTGATGAGTCAGGTCGAGCTTCTTCTGCGATACGGTGTGAAGCCTGTGCTGGTGTTTGATGGGAGGGAGTTGCCAATGAAgcgtgaggaagaagaggaacgaAGACGGAACAGGATCAAGCACCTCTCTGAGGCTCTGGATTTGCTGCGGCGCAACTCGAGGCCGACGCCTAGCGAACGTAAGGATATAGCAGGGCTAGTGGAAAGGGGAATGGACATAACAACGGAGCTTGCACATGCCGTGATCATGATGTTACAAGAACGCCAGTTGGAGTGCATTGTGGCGCCTTACGAGGCGGATGCCCAGTTAGCGTATTTGTGCCAGCAGAGGTATGTGGACGCGGTAATAACGGAGGACAGCGATCTCCTTGTGTATTGGTGTCCGCGGCTTATCGCTAAGTTAGATCACAAGGGAAGTTGTCAAGTTATTGAGGTGGAAAGCGTACTTCATTGTCCTTTGTTTAAAGGACTTTCGTATAACTCTTTCCTCGTCGGCTGCATTCTTAGTGGCTGTGATTACTTACCTAATTTGCGGCATATTGGCGTGAAGAAGGCATTCGGCATTATGTCAGAGGCCAGGTCGGTGCCGGATGTCATTCGGTTATTAGAGGAAAACTATGGGTTTCCCAGGGAGCAACTGCGCAAATATGAAGCTGGTTTACAGAGAGCCATCTACTGTTTTTTACACCACATCGTCTTTGACCCGGTGAAACGTGCGTTGGTTACCCGAACACCTCTTCCAAACGGAGTTGCGTTCAAGCAGAGCATTTTGGGTGAGTTAGTGGGGGACGATCTCGCCCAAAGCATGTGCTGCCAGTGCCTCTACGATCCCACCACACGCTCTTTATACAAGGGAATTTATCAGTATTGTTTGGATAATTACCGGAAGACTTCCCGCGCTGGTCAGAGTACGTTGACGGCATTCAACGGGTTCAAGGAGCTGCGGTCGCCGCGTATGACCTTACGACTTGCTTCAAGCAACTCTCAGGCGTCAGCCACATCAGTGTCGAATACCCCGCTTACGCCACCGACGAAAACGTTTTTCTCAGCACCGCTGGAGAAAGTGCGGGAAGCCGAAGGTTACTGTGGGCCGAAGGTTGTGCGATCCAAGTACTTTGTGAACGGGCAGTGGAAGGTGGACAACTGGGAGGAGAGCAGTTCGCAGGGCGGAGACTCAAACACCAAGAATGGCAACGGTGACGACAGTCAAAGCCCTAGCGGCGCTGTTACCGATGAATGTGATGCCGCTGGCGGTGTTCGAAGTGACGGTGGAAAATGTTGTGTCAAGAGTGAGCCACCGACGCCACCTGACCGTGTTAGCTGTGCAACACTGAGCTGTAAAGCTTCAAGCGTTTGTCAGGTTGCAGGTGCCTCCGACTCAGCAACCGCAGATGCGGACCGAGCAGTGGACCCATCGCACGGTGAATTCAGAGGGACGGAGCTTACGTGTAGCGACGTGTGCGGGTTAACAGAGGTTCCCTGCTCTAATGTAGAAGGCAGCGCCAGTGCACTCCTTCAAGAATGCGGCGCAGATGCGCCCAACGACCCGGTGGGCGCTGACCGTGCCAGCGTGCAAGATGTGAATGAGGGCGCAGAAATGCTTTGTCCCTTTGGCTACATTCAATGCAGACGGAAGCATTCCCTGTTTGAGCAGTGCTTCGTTGGAAAGGGGTGGACAAAGAAGGCTAATAACCCCAACGATCAAAATAATGGCTCCGGTGCCCAGGTGGTCCCGCAGGGCGatactgatggtgatgggGGTACGTCGCCATGGAGAACAAGAGGGAGTGCGAAGCGTAGGTGGAGTGAGATAGAGAGTGTGCAGCCGTCGCAGTCACCACCGCTTGtgtcttcttcttcttcgttcCTTCATTCCATTGCCTCAACCACTGCTTCGCCGCTTACCGTACGTGAAGCAAACGATGCCAAAACTGGAGGTTCATGTGGAGGGTCGGTTTCTGTGCCCTGCAGGATGCAGTCAAACTCACCCAAAACTCTCACTGAGCAATGTGCGAACGGGTTGGCAACTGAAGATGCCTCTGATGAAGGCGTCAATGCAGACTTCAGTGCCAGCACATCCCAAAGTAGTGTCGCTGCCGCCCCTAAGGCGGCAGCCCTCTTTGAGCTGTTATCTTATACGCGACGGTAG
- a CDS encoding lathosterol oxidase, putative: protein MEVAFDVYASLLPVDRNSLRDQMFVYWLLLTTGGIVMYLLCASFSTYLFFFEFAETYFPRTIAKGGLHDQIIHEIFIAVASVPFMAILMTPAAVLSHRGYSKLYYNVDDYGWPYLFFSAALFFVFTDFMVYWFHRGLHHPTLYRHLHKLHHTYKYTTPFSSHAFNPCDGFGQGVPYYAFIFIFPVHHYLFVLLFMAVNLWTVSIHDQVDFGGHIINTTGHHTIHHEKFSYDYGQYFTFWDRIGGTYKAAKQTHSLSLFGRGGRVSAQKQE from the coding sequence ATGGAAGTGGCATTCGACGTTTACGCCTCCCTTCTACCGGTTGACCGCAACTCGCTTCGTGATCAAATGTTTGTCTACTGGCTTCTCCTCACAACCGGCGGTATAGTGATGTACCTTCTTTGTGCGTCGTTCAGTACatacttgtttttctttgagtTTGCCGAGACTTACTTTCCCCGCACAATAGCAAAGGGAGGACTCCACGACCAAATAATTCACGAGATATTTATTGCCGTTGCGTCTGTACCCTTTATGGCAATTTTAATGACACCTGCTGCAGTTCTTTCGCACCGCGGCTACAGTAAGTTGTACTATAACGTGGATGATTATGGCTGGCCTTATCTCTTCTTCTCTGCGgccctcttttttgtcttcaccGATTTCATGGTGTACTGGTTCCACCGCGGTCTCCACCATCCCACACTGTACCGTCACCTGCACAAGCTTCATCACACCTACAAGTACACCACACCCTTCTCTTCTCACGCATTCAATCCATGTGATGGGTTTGGTCAGGGTGTCCCATACTAcgcatttatatttatatttcccGTTCACCACTACCTCTTCGTGTTGCTCTTCATGGCGGTGAACCTGTGGACGGTGTCAATTCACGACCAGGTGGACTTTGGGGGTCATATCATCAACACGACAGGGCATCACACGATTCACCACGAGAAATTCAGCTACGACTACGGGCAGTACTTCACGTTTTGGGATCGGATCGGTGGTACGTACAAGGCAGCGAAGCAGACACACTCGCTGTCACTGTTTGGAAGGGGCGGTCGAGTTTCAGCTCAAAAACAGGAATAA